One genomic window of Boudabousia tangfeifanii includes the following:
- a CDS encoding glycosyltransferase, whose product MTQQGDLGDQVAVVIPAYNESTVIAATVRTCHAIPGVDLVVVVDDGSTDDTQEVARAAGAVVVRHSMNRGKHSAMETGLKVVAMRNPANGRGRMLLYLDADLGESAISCLMLVEAVRQGADLAVADNEGEATSGGRGFVTRLARWAVSRATGWRCHQPLSGQRCLSPEAAENVLPFSYGWGVEVGMIIDLVTAGYAVIEVPTKMTHLKSNFPGWGHRLSQYKDVALAVGQHFFKRNRLKPSQYREAASRQQKHEIYQVLGLLEGKHD is encoded by the coding sequence ATGACCCAGCAAGGCGACCTCGGTGATCAAGTGGCGGTGGTGATCCCCGCCTACAACGAGTCCACCGTTATCGCCGCAACCGTCCGTACTTGCCATGCCATTCCTGGAGTGGACTTGGTGGTGGTCGTCGATGATGGCTCCACTGACGACACCCAGGAGGTGGCGCGGGCGGCCGGCGCGGTGGTGGTTCGCCATTCCATGAACCGAGGCAAACACTCGGCGATGGAAACCGGCCTCAAGGTCGTGGCCATGCGTAACCCGGCTAATGGCCGAGGACGTATGCTCCTGTACTTGGATGCCGACCTTGGTGAATCCGCCATTTCCTGCTTGATGCTGGTTGAGGCTGTGCGCCAAGGCGCCGACCTGGCCGTGGCCGACAATGAAGGCGAGGCTACCAGTGGTGGCCGCGGTTTCGTCACCCGCCTAGCTCGCTGGGCGGTTTCGCGGGCCACCGGTTGGCGTTGCCATCAGCCACTTTCCGGGCAGCGCTGTCTTTCGCCCGAGGCCGCCGAAAACGTTCTCCCGTTCAGCTACGGTTGGGGAGTCGAAGTCGGCATGATTATCGACCTAGTCACGGCCGGCTACGCGGTGATTGAGGTGCCCACCAAAATGACTCACCTGAAGAGCAATTTCCCCGGGTGGGGGCACCGTCTGTCGCAGTACAAGGATGTGGCCCTAGCGGTGGGGCAACATTTCTTTAAACGAAACCGCTTAAAACCATCCCAATATCGGGAAGCTGCCAGCCGGCAGCAGAAACACGAAATCTATCAAGTCCTAGGACTGCTCGAAGGAAAACATGACTGA
- a CDS encoding alpha/beta hydrolase fold domain-containing protein encodes MSKQPAKKSKAPKVSLPGRLLFNVTRAYVPKKWEGRDRMAATLNNKAAEKAWTHSQFKAKVGYQVETVTLPQSVAYWLQPERLAVQYDLLDVTTHQVGQKFPRQIRAILHLHGGSYVFGLSWQYVQAAYDYSAAAGGVPVLTLDYRTAPQFPYPAALNDAVDAFNWLVAQGFAPSQIAVTGDSAGGGLALALALKLRDEGADLPGALVLLSPWTDLLAEGASYQVNAGIDPIFGTADGQPGHFPVGEFYVGKANPADPYISPVNADFTGLPRTMILASRHELLFSDAVQVARAMRSEGVDVTFHSAQMMIHVWPVFFRFLPESKVAWRKIGDFF; translated from the coding sequence ATGAGCAAGCAACCAGCCAAGAAATCCAAGGCTCCTAAAGTTTCCCTGCCTGGACGTCTGCTGTTCAACGTCACCCGTGCTTATGTGCCCAAAAAATGGGAGGGGCGGGACCGCATGGCCGCCACGCTCAACAATAAGGCGGCGGAGAAAGCCTGGACTCACTCCCAATTTAAAGCGAAGGTGGGTTACCAGGTTGAAACTGTCACTTTGCCCCAAAGCGTGGCCTATTGGCTACAACCAGAGCGCTTAGCCGTACAATATGACCTCCTCGATGTGACCACGCACCAGGTGGGCCAAAAATTTCCAAGGCAGATTCGGGCGATTTTGCACCTGCATGGTGGAAGTTATGTCTTCGGTCTGTCTTGGCAATATGTCCAGGCAGCTTACGATTATTCGGCGGCTGCTGGTGGGGTGCCGGTTCTGACTTTGGACTATCGCACCGCTCCACAGTTCCCCTACCCGGCAGCGCTCAATGACGCGGTGGATGCGTTTAACTGGCTGGTAGCGCAAGGTTTTGCCCCCAGTCAGATTGCGGTGACCGGCGATAGCGCGGGTGGCGGCTTAGCCTTGGCTTTAGCTCTAAAGTTGCGGGACGAGGGCGCGGATTTGCCGGGGGCGCTAGTATTGCTGTCACCTTGGACTGATTTGCTGGCCGAGGGCGCCTCGTACCAGGTGAATGCGGGGATTGACCCGATTTTTGGTACGGCAGATGGGCAGCCGGGCCATTTCCCAGTGGGGGAGTTTTATGTCGGGAAGGCCAACCCTGCCGACCCTTATATTTCCCCGGTGAATGCAGACTTTACCGGTCTGCCACGCACCATGATTTTGGCGAGCCGACACGAACTGCTTTTCTCGGATGCGGTACAAGTAGCTAGGGCAATGCGTTCTGAAGGAGTGGACGTAACGTTCCACAGTGCCCAAATGATGATCCACGTGTGGCCGGTGTTCTTCCGTTTCTTGCCTGAATCGAAAGTGGCTTGGCGTAAAATTGGCGATTTTTTTTAG
- a CDS encoding choice-of-anchor M domain-containing protein → MQTMARFSSTPPQAGRGRHALAWVLTLFALVLAPLTLLPAPAASADELDQTVNSDEQVSDEPVEIAAGHMDIGPRLINGKWEMLVRDDSGDKPVWRNLDKVVFRVGQAAMMNVPEDGAYSFTGAKAGAPVHVIPQSQIPNVPWLGWNTQSPEVVAAVNLGVNLTFLGAQGPANVSVYLESGNFSKPIVLWNKATTGPQPIWVDLNTHTHATWVFNQPGVYLMAINASAQGKDGQHFAQTKVLRFAVGNPEQVSTQQAMAEKWPGEVPAMPADLSASLAGKGGPQANSPAQSTEGAPAATPAPDAQAPVATTEPGTGVAKTAEPMSAEKDQTLGGAQAAQAPAQAGWPISQIIFGIGMAVLALALIVFGVSRAKARKAEQAAAAASFENGQA, encoded by the coding sequence ATGCAAACCATGGCTCGATTCTCTTCCACTCCCCCGCAAGCTGGCCGAGGCCGGCACGCGCTCGCCTGGGTCTTGACCCTTTTTGCCTTGGTGCTGGCTCCACTGACTTTGCTTCCCGCCCCGGCGGCTAGCGCCGATGAATTGGACCAGACGGTCAATAGCGACGAGCAGGTTTCGGATGAACCGGTAGAGATTGCTGCCGGCCACATGGACATTGGCCCTCGTTTGATTAACGGCAAGTGGGAAATGTTGGTGCGTGACGATTCGGGCGATAAGCCGGTGTGGCGTAACCTCGACAAGGTAGTTTTCCGGGTCGGTCAGGCCGCCATGATGAACGTGCCCGAGGACGGAGCATACTCGTTTACCGGCGCGAAGGCAGGAGCTCCGGTCCACGTCATTCCTCAGTCTCAGATTCCGAACGTGCCTTGGCTGGGCTGGAATACTCAGTCTCCCGAGGTCGTCGCGGCAGTTAATCTTGGGGTGAACCTGACTTTCCTAGGGGCACAGGGCCCGGCAAATGTCAGTGTTTACCTTGAATCTGGCAACTTCTCAAAGCCGATCGTCTTGTGGAACAAGGCTACGACTGGGCCGCAGCCGATCTGGGTTGATTTGAATACTCATACTCACGCCACCTGGGTGTTTAATCAGCCGGGTGTCTACCTGATGGCGATTAACGCTTCGGCACAGGGTAAAGATGGCCAGCATTTTGCCCAAACCAAGGTTTTGCGTTTTGCCGTTGGTAACCCGGAACAGGTTTCGACCCAGCAAGCGATGGCCGAAAAGTGGCCTGGTGAGGTTCCAGCCATGCCCGCCGATTTGTCTGCCTCATTGGCTGGTAAGGGTGGGCCACAAGCCAACTCTCCAGCACAAAGCACCGAGGGCGCCCCAGCAGCGACCCCAGCGCCTGATGCCCAGGCTCCCGTTGCCACTACCGAGCCTGGCACTGGGGTGGCCAAGACCGCGGAACCTATGAGCGCGGAAAAGGACCAGACCTTGGGTGGGGCGCAAGCTGCGCAGGCGCCAGCGCAAGCAGGCTGGCCGATCAGCCAGATTATTTTCGGCATCGGCATGGCAGTTTTGGCTTTGGCTCTGATTGTTTTCGGGGTGAGCCGGGCAAAAGCCCGCAAGGCTGAACAGGCCGCGGCGGCAGCTTCCTTCGAGAACGGGCAAGCATGA
- a CDS encoding DUF5926 family protein, with product MGKASRKYDPSKAAKVKRAPIPFVARPFEGLSYETQLVALRDFIPSGFLKVKTNAEHGNEEILLVSYLPEGIPAMKRTDGQVLVALRTNANTQDYSHDLGLALTSAQKLEEGKALEGFDPRDAGPRLQDVLEGDALDFQVTESFDFWVDPAKLEEEDVQTALRQAAEEAVPSALVPGTDSAFWCRMNHDFVRWVRSESESRLFDALARLKDRGEANLGEGTRFIGAFRTCGLLVPVFEMEERTEAADLEKAAAELDKKLTAAIADDTPLTPAQRGARAGLVSRQISLR from the coding sequence ATGGGAAAAGCAAGTCGTAAATATGATCCGTCCAAAGCCGCCAAAGTTAAGCGCGCTCCGATTCCATTCGTGGCCCGTCCCTTTGAAGGCCTCAGCTACGAAACCCAGTTGGTCGCCCTGCGCGATTTCATCCCCTCGGGTTTCCTCAAAGTAAAGACCAATGCCGAACACGGCAACGAAGAAATTCTGTTGGTTTCCTACCTGCCAGAAGGTATCCCCGCCATGAAGCGGACCGATGGCCAGGTACTGGTTGCCTTGCGCACCAACGCCAACACCCAAGACTACTCGCACGACCTCGGCCTAGCGCTCACTAGCGCACAGAAGCTCGAGGAAGGCAAGGCACTCGAAGGTTTCGACCCACGCGATGCCGGCCCACGTTTGCAGGACGTCCTTGAGGGTGACGCCCTTGACTTCCAGGTAACTGAAAGCTTCGACTTCTGGGTAGACCCAGCCAAGTTGGAAGAAGAAGATGTCCAGACCGCTTTGCGTCAGGCCGCGGAAGAAGCTGTCCCCTCGGCTCTAGTGCCAGGCACTGACTCCGCTTTCTGGTGCCGCATGAACCATGACTTCGTGCGTTGGGTTCGCTCCGAATCCGAAAGCCGCCTATTTGACGCTTTGGCCCGCTTGAAGGACCGCGGTGAAGCCAACCTCGGTGAAGGCACCCGTTTCATTGGTGCTTTCCGTACCTGTGGTTTGCTGGTGCCGGTCTTCGAAATGGAAGAGCGCACCGAAGCTGCCGACCTCGAAAAGGCTGCCGCCGAACTCGATAAGAAGCTAACCGCTGCGATTGCTGACGACACCCCGTTGACCCCAGCTCAGCGTGGCGCTCGTGCCGGCCTAGTTTCGCGTCAAATCTCATTGCGCTGA
- a CDS encoding anchored repeat-type ABC transporter ATP-binding subunit: MSEVVLDIRDLKVVLSGRQILTDVNLQVEKGQLFGLLGPNGAGKTTLLRTMMGLIKPVAGTISVQGQSGAKAADLLGYVPQRQDVAWDFPISVAQLVVSGLTRRLGYFRHPRLPHWQAVYQALERVQMREFADRPIQELSGGQRQRILIARALVTDPAILVLDEPFTGLDMPTQELLTLLFQKLASEGTSLLMTTHDLTHALVTCDQVALLRGQITATGTPAQLKDPQVWMDTFQVSEKSPLLAQLGAVKC; this comes from the coding sequence ATGAGCGAAGTCGTTCTCGATATTCGTGACCTGAAGGTGGTGCTTTCGGGCCGGCAGATCCTCACCGACGTGAACCTGCAGGTGGAAAAGGGGCAGCTTTTTGGGCTGCTCGGACCGAACGGGGCTGGTAAAACCACCCTGTTGCGCACCATGATGGGTTTGATTAAGCCGGTGGCTGGCACTATCAGTGTGCAGGGGCAAAGTGGTGCCAAGGCAGCCGATCTGCTTGGTTATGTGCCGCAGCGTCAGGACGTGGCATGGGATTTTCCGATCAGTGTGGCTCAGCTAGTGGTTTCGGGTTTGACTCGTCGCCTTGGCTACTTTCGCCACCCGCGTTTGCCGCACTGGCAGGCGGTTTATCAGGCGTTGGAACGAGTGCAGATGCGTGAATTTGCTGATCGCCCGATCCAAGAACTTTCAGGTGGTCAACGGCAGCGCATTCTGATTGCGCGGGCGCTGGTCACTGACCCGGCGATTTTGGTGTTGGACGAGCCCTTTACCGGCTTGGACATGCCCACCCAGGAACTGCTTACCTTATTGTTCCAAAAGCTAGCTAGCGAGGGGACAAGTTTGCTGATGACCACCCATGATCTGACACACGCGTTAGTCACTTGCGACCAGGTGGCTTTGCTTAGAGGGCAGATTACTGCCACCGGCACCCCTGCCCAGCTGAAGGACCCGCAGGTGTGGATGGATACCTTCCAAGTTAGTGAAAAGTCGCCCCTATTGGCCCAGTTAGGAGCCGTGAAGTGTTAA
- a CDS encoding anchored repeat ABC transporter, substrate-binding protein: MRSIWRHWWLWAGLAAVICVALVLPQAFKSTASTQTATTDQNGVTASAGVSAPESSEQSTAKRPQVVTSTAILADIARNVAGNRADVTALVPPGADPHSYEPTLHTIRSVVYADAAFTNYMMLEEHSLIKAIDTNLRPGVPNVALAEDATRHFAEVIPLIEDASLDTVWLGLRARGEAKDRSSELTMRARAVRGPGQLAGFLTGAFGQPEIYFQGSEKNPPATGENSPSAHLPIGAHTHVSWAFDQPGIYQLDLVATQKAGKGFTQSEVGQATITFAVGVDPSSDPRTKDRQIVDAGHVDITADTNTKKITLFTDPKGGGEYTQKDLDPNQIVIVVPPKALQLIPAGSQYRFLGHAGAQVYLLAQAVLGKHVHGEIDPHLWHDVKNVKAFALSIRDTMMQVDPAGASQYARNTEEYIRRLDGVDKYVRAQIDQIPRERRTLVTTHDAYGYLAHAYGLKVAGFVSPNPGQEPSVADRIRLARTMRDLGVQAVFLEPYLATRNTELTQVAADAGAKVCPLYSDTLDNQVPTYIDLMRFNADSLRKCLGGK; this comes from the coding sequence ATGCGAAGCATTTGGCGACACTGGTGGCTTTGGGCGGGTTTAGCCGCCGTTATCTGTGTTGCCCTAGTGCTACCGCAAGCTTTTAAATCAACTGCCTCCACCCAAACGGCCACCACAGACCAGAATGGGGTTACCGCTTCGGCGGGAGTAAGCGCACCAGAATCTAGCGAACAAAGCACCGCTAAACGCCCCCAAGTAGTTACTTCTACCGCCATTTTGGCTGATATTGCCCGCAATGTAGCTGGCAACCGGGCGGATGTTACCGCCCTCGTCCCCCCAGGAGCAGACCCGCACTCCTACGAACCAACTTTGCACACAATCCGTTCCGTGGTGTACGCCGACGCGGCATTCACCAACTACATGATGCTCGAGGAACATTCGCTGATTAAAGCGATCGACACCAACTTGCGTCCAGGCGTCCCGAATGTGGCGCTGGCCGAGGACGCTACCCGCCACTTCGCCGAAGTCATTCCGCTGATCGAGGACGCTTCCCTCGATACGGTTTGGTTGGGCCTGCGAGCCCGCGGCGAAGCGAAAGATCGCAGTAGCGAGTTGACCATGCGGGCCCGGGCAGTTCGCGGCCCGGGCCAACTCGCCGGGTTCCTCACCGGGGCTTTTGGTCAGCCCGAAATCTACTTCCAGGGAAGCGAAAAGAACCCGCCGGCCACGGGCGAAAATAGCCCGTCTGCGCATTTACCGATTGGGGCTCACACTCACGTTTCTTGGGCTTTCGACCAGCCAGGTATCTACCAGTTGGACTTGGTGGCCACCCAGAAGGCTGGCAAGGGTTTTACCCAGTCTGAGGTGGGTCAAGCGACCATCACTTTTGCGGTGGGGGTGGATCCGTCCTCGGACCCGCGCACTAAGGACCGCCAGATTGTCGACGCCGGGCACGTTGATATTACTGCCGATACGAACACGAAAAAGATCACGTTGTTTACTGACCCGAAGGGCGGCGGCGAGTACACCCAGAAGGATTTGGATCCTAACCAGATTGTGATTGTGGTGCCCCCGAAGGCTTTGCAGTTGATTCCCGCGGGTAGCCAATACCGTTTCTTGGGGCATGCTGGCGCGCAGGTGTACCTGTTGGCGCAGGCCGTCCTCGGCAAGCATGTGCACGGTGAAATTGACCCGCACTTGTGGCATGACGTGAAGAACGTGAAGGCTTTTGCCCTTTCGATTCGCGACACCATGATGCAAGTGGATCCGGCTGGGGCCAGCCAGTATGCGCGTAATACTGAGGAGTACATTCGTCGCCTCGATGGGGTCGACAAGTACGTGCGGGCGCAGATTGACCAGATTCCACGCGAACGTCGCACGCTGGTGACCACCCACGATGCTTATGGCTATTTGGCACACGCATATGGTTTGAAAGTGGCTGGTTTCGTTTCGCCTAACCCGGGGCAGGAGCCGAGCGTGGCGGACCGAATTCGTTTGGCTCGGACCATGCGCGACCTCGGTGTTCAGGCAGTTTTCCTCGAACCATATTTGGCCACCCGCAATACCGAACTGACGCAGGTGGCAGCCGATGCGGGCGCCAAGGTTTGCCCGCTCTATTCGGACACGCTGGATAACCAGGTGCCCACATACATTGACTTAATGCGGTTTAACGCCGATTCGCTACGCAAATGTCTAGGAGGCAAGTAA
- a CDS encoding anchored repeat-type ABC transporter permease subunit, with product MLTPIDFIQDLFNPLLSFLPRALVVAVMAAVICGVIGTHVVLRGMAFIGDAVAHSVFPGLAVAFVLQGSLLVGGLVAGAITALLVAFFSQNRRIKEDSVIGIFFAAAFALGLVVMSFAPGYSGSLQSFLFGSITGVSRQDIVNVAVAGVLVIGITLLLNKELVAVSLDREMAKVQRLPVLALDIVLYFLVTVAVVISIHTIGNILVLALLVTPAATARLLTDKLPTMMALGAGVGAISALVGMYLSWAINIPTGATIVLTATTIFLLTWLFAPKHGILFAGRKVGRAA from the coding sequence GTGTTAACTCCGATTGATTTCATTCAAGACCTGTTCAATCCACTGCTTTCTTTCTTGCCGAGGGCGCTTGTAGTGGCGGTGATGGCCGCGGTGATCTGCGGAGTCATTGGCACGCATGTGGTTTTGCGTGGCATGGCCTTTATTGGTGACGCAGTAGCGCACAGTGTTTTCCCTGGCTTGGCAGTTGCTTTCGTTTTGCAGGGCTCGCTTTTGGTTGGCGGTTTGGTGGCTGGGGCAATTACTGCCTTGCTGGTGGCCTTCTTTTCTCAGAATCGACGGATTAAAGAAGACTCTGTGATCGGCATTTTCTTTGCCGCGGCTTTCGCCCTCGGTCTTGTGGTGATGTCTTTTGCCCCCGGCTATTCGGGTTCCTTGCAGTCCTTCCTGTTCGGTTCCATCACCGGTGTTTCCCGCCAAGACATTGTGAATGTGGCAGTGGCGGGCGTCCTCGTCATTGGGATTACCTTGCTTTTGAATAAGGAACTGGTAGCGGTTTCTTTGGACCGCGAAATGGCGAAAGTACAGCGTTTACCTGTGCTGGCTCTGGACATTGTGCTCTATTTCTTGGTGACCGTGGCAGTCGTGATTTCGATCCACACCATCGGCAACATTCTGGTGCTGGCACTACTGGTGACTCCTGCAGCAACGGCACGCTTGTTAACCGATAAGCTGCCCACCATGATGGCCTTGGGCGCTGGAGTGGGAGCAATCAGTGCGCTAGTTGGCATGTATCTTTCGTGGGCGATTAACATTCCCACCGGTGCCACCATCGTGCTCACCGCTACCACGATTTTCTTACTGACCTGGTTGTTCGCTCCTAAGCACGGGATTCTGTTCGCCGGGCGTAAGGTCGGTAGGGCAGCTTAA
- the pheA gene encoding prephenate dehydratase translates to MTETPAAQLSAAQTSVKTAATRYAFLGPFGTFTELALRQFLQAEGVTITSNQPEEIEAATGLKLLPCRDVGQALKMVREGEADRAVIPLENSVEGGVNASLDALVHGEPLQIVGETAIPIDFCLVVREGIKPEQVRRVGTHPHAWAQCRNWIEDHFPGTTHVPATSTAAAANLLTEDRYPGFEAALCNAVAAQTPGLVTLADGIADNPNAVTRFVLVSRPGRTPAPTGADKTTVQVRLPDNEAGALLNMLEQFSARGVNLSRIESRPGGGRLGTYEFSVDIEGHIAERRVQAALTGLHRTCPQVRFVGSYPRFDAKPNTVETGTEDSAFEAATAWVESLLTQD, encoded by the coding sequence ATGACTGAGACGCCAGCGGCTCAACTTAGCGCCGCCCAGACATCCGTGAAAACTGCCGCCACTCGCTACGCCTTCCTCGGCCCCTTTGGGACTTTTACGGAACTAGCTTTGCGCCAGTTTTTGCAGGCCGAGGGCGTTACCATCACTTCCAACCAGCCCGAAGAAATCGAGGCCGCTACCGGCTTGAAGCTTTTGCCTTGTCGGGATGTGGGCCAGGCGCTGAAGATGGTGCGTGAGGGCGAAGCTGATCGGGCCGTGATCCCCTTGGAGAATTCGGTCGAAGGTGGCGTTAATGCCTCCTTGGATGCTTTGGTCCACGGTGAACCTTTGCAGATTGTGGGCGAGACTGCCATCCCGATCGACTTCTGCCTGGTGGTGCGAGAAGGCATTAAGCCAGAGCAGGTGCGTCGCGTGGGCACCCACCCACACGCTTGGGCCCAGTGCCGTAACTGGATCGAGGATCATTTCCCTGGGACTACCCATGTGCCCGCTACCTCTACTGCGGCTGCCGCCAATTTGCTGACCGAGGATCGTTACCCCGGCTTCGAAGCCGCCCTTTGTAATGCGGTAGCTGCTCAAACTCCCGGTTTGGTGACTTTAGCGGACGGCATCGCGGATAATCCCAATGCGGTGACTCGTTTCGTTCTAGTTTCCCGTCCAGGTCGCACCCCGGCTCCCACCGGGGCAGATAAAACCACCGTTCAGGTTCGTCTGCCCGACAACGAGGCTGGCGCCTTGTTGAATATGCTCGAGCAGTTCAGCGCGCGCGGAGTGAACCTCTCGCGCATTGAATCGCGTCCTGGCGGTGGTCGCCTAGGGACCTACGAGTTTAGCGTCGACATTGAGGGACATATTGCCGAGCGTCGGGTTCAAGCCGCTCTGACCGGTTTGCACCGCACGTGCCCCCAGGTGCGTTTTGTCGGTTCCTACCCCCGGTTCGACGCCAAGCCTAATACGGTTGAAACCGGGACAGAAGACAGCGCCTTTGAAGCTGCCACCGCCTGGGTCGAAAGCCTGCTAACCCAAGACTGA
- the murJ gene encoding murein biosynthesis integral membrane protein MurJ: protein MEVKDDMENESRATRGPQTGAILMDQGLQAGPDVADLSATGEFEALLETEGNGVDGDFAAQSLAEGGAQAAGAESEGKEGGQAINVVKSSMTIAAGTMTSRILGFVRGALLLAVLGAAGVQDSFSVANNLPNQMYGLLAGSVISAVLLPQIVRAFARPDGGHDYVHRLLTLTGVALFVMTVVMTLGASVVVTITYPGLAPATRLLAVTWAYWFMPQIFFYGMQSVLGQVLNARGHFWEAAWSPVINNVVSIAGLFYFVALYGWAPKGYFDPASLTANQILVIAIPTTLGIVLQAVALIWPLKASGYQYKFTWGFRGYGLGEAFRVAAWTMASAAIYMVSIISVQMLASAAEGYAVANNLVVAGPAARANAFTIYMLPHSVITASVATALFAKVSRYAANGDDKAVRNALESYVHQVSSVAMFFVVSLLVFAVPIMQAYGASRSAAEINAYAGVLRAYAPGLIVMGLFIVEVDILLSYNLAKTAFYGYLAKGVALVGLAGFAWLTFPPTFWVEAGAMAEVASFVIGSLVLFYQVDKLLPGHTSELVVRALLSSLIAAVPTWLVGWTFLTLVGEFAVGGTAHVLLASLLKCAVGGVLCLLVYLTSLWVLGDRQAVNQLLRIGKRFLPKRG from the coding sequence TTGGAAGTTAAGGACGATATGGAAAACGAGTCTCGTGCCACGCGCGGCCCGCAAACTGGTGCCATTTTGATGGATCAGGGTTTACAGGCCGGACCAGACGTCGCTGACCTAAGTGCTACCGGCGAGTTCGAAGCCCTGCTGGAAACCGAAGGTAACGGGGTAGATGGCGATTTTGCTGCCCAGTCCCTAGCCGAGGGTGGTGCCCAAGCTGCCGGAGCCGAATCTGAAGGCAAAGAGGGTGGCCAAGCCATTAACGTGGTGAAGTCGTCGATGACAATTGCCGCCGGCACGATGACCTCCCGTATTCTTGGTTTCGTCCGCGGTGCCTTATTGCTGGCCGTGCTTGGCGCTGCCGGTGTGCAGGACTCTTTCTCGGTGGCTAATAACCTGCCGAACCAAATGTATGGTCTGTTGGCCGGTTCGGTGATTTCGGCTGTCCTTTTGCCCCAGATTGTGCGCGCTTTTGCCCGCCCAGATGGCGGCCATGACTATGTGCATCGCCTCTTGACTTTAACTGGGGTGGCCCTGTTTGTGATGACCGTGGTGATGACCCTCGGGGCTTCGGTGGTGGTCACGATTACCTATCCGGGTTTGGCCCCAGCTACCAGGCTTTTGGCGGTCACTTGGGCGTACTGGTTCATGCCCCAGATTTTCTTCTACGGGATGCAGTCCGTCCTCGGCCAGGTACTTAATGCCCGCGGGCATTTCTGGGAGGCTGCCTGGTCCCCTGTGATCAACAATGTGGTGTCCATTGCCGGTCTGTTCTATTTTGTGGCGCTTTATGGTTGGGCTCCCAAGGGTTATTTCGATCCTGCCTCTTTGACTGCTAACCAGATTTTGGTGATTGCGATCCCGACGACTTTGGGGATCGTCTTGCAGGCGGTGGCTTTGATTTGGCCGCTCAAGGCCAGTGGCTACCAGTACAAGTTCACCTGGGGTTTCCGCGGCTATGGTTTGGGTGAGGCCTTTAGAGTGGCTGCCTGGACCATGGCTTCTGCCGCCATTTACATGGTGTCGATCATTTCGGTGCAAATGTTGGCTTCGGCTGCGGAAGGTTACGCGGTAGCCAATAATCTGGTGGTGGCTGGTCCGGCGGCTCGCGCTAATGCTTTCACCATTTACATGCTCCCCCACTCGGTGATTACCGCTTCGGTGGCCACGGCCTTGTTTGCCAAAGTTTCGCGTTATGCCGCAAACGGTGACGATAAGGCAGTGCGCAACGCCCTCGAATCTTATGTCCACCAGGTTTCGTCGGTAGCCATGTTCTTTGTGGTTTCCCTGCTGGTGTTTGCGGTACCGATTATGCAGGCTTATGGAGCCTCGCGTTCGGCCGCCGAAATCAACGCTTATGCGGGTGTGCTTAGAGCCTACGCGCCAGGCCTGATCGTGATGGGCTTGTTCATCGTTGAGGTGGATATTCTGCTGTCCTACAACTTGGCAAAAACGGCTTTCTACGGCTATTTGGCTAAAGGTGTGGCCCTCGTTGGTTTGGCCGGTTTTGCTTGGCTAACTTTCCCGCCCACTTTCTGGGTCGAGGCCGGGGCCATGGCCGAGGTCGCTTCCTTCGTGATCGGTTCACTAGTGCTGTTCTACCAGGTGGATAAACTGCTGCCGGGCCACACTAGTGAGCTGGTGGTTCGTGCGCTGCTTAGTTCTTTGATTGCGGCAGTGCCAACTTGGCTGGTGGGCTGGACTTTCCTCACTCTGGTGGGTGAGTTCGCGGTCGGTGGCACCGCCCATGTACTGCTTGCTTCGTTGCTAAAATGCGCGGTCGGTGGCGTGTTGTGCCTGTTGGTTTACCTCACCAGCTTGTGGGTGCTAGGCGATCGCCAGGCAGTCAATCAGCTTTTGCGAATTGGCAAGCGTTTTCTTCCCAAGCGCGGCTAA